A DNA window from Paralichthys olivaceus isolate ysfri-2021 chromosome 11, ASM2471397v2, whole genome shotgun sequence contains the following coding sequences:
- the rnf168 gene encoding E3 ubiquitin-protein ligase rnf168 isoform X2, giving the protein MSPVSEEGEAGGVGRPLSLEDCRCPVCLEIIIEPVTLPCTHTFCKVCFLETVDKSTLCCPMCRKRVSSWARLNSRNNTLVDQQLWHQIQSSFPLQCERRLKGQEDEDDSGVLVCAPSVSRPGELRQEYEDQITKLTEEKRVMEEEERRASDALIQRLLAEEEAELQEESRRRADDERLARLLSNQLNSSSVTQGNIPPAGVTPPTNRQKEVGSIDRFFSPLSSKTTSDCSSTSNRIDNKNVQQRLDDQLLKNRRPASTKRTNSDLELMDEEASTTKRGCPSSSSLVGGVDSELLSSQQQEEDDRRFALLLQKEFDHEEKVRTTDRRKGSADAYPLRDKGGKVGITTPNRPSRKMMKTSSFSSSSSSMSSSSSSMSSSSSSSRGQKQTSLTDMFSMSS; this is encoded by the exons ATGTCTCCAGTGTCAGAAGAGGGGGAAGCAGGAGGAGTGGGACGTCCACTGTCTCTGGAAGACTGTCGCTGTCCTGTCTGTTTGGAGATCATCATCGAACCTGTGACACTGCCTTGTACACACACTTTCTgcaag GTGTGTTTTCTGGAGACGGTCGATAAGTCGACGCTATGCTGTCCGATGTGCAGGAAGAGAGTTTCATCGTGGGCCCGTCTGAACAGCAGGAACAACACGTTGGTAGATCAGCAGCTGTGGCATCAGATCCAGAGCAGCTTCCCTCTGCAGTGTGAACGTCGTCTCAAGGGtcaggaggacgaggacgacTCAGGAG tgttggTGTGTGCTCCCTCAGTCAGTCGTCCTGGTGAACTCCGACAGGAATACGAGGATCAGATCACGAAG TTGACTGAGGAAAAGcgagtgatggaggaggaggagaggagggctAGCGATGCGTTGATCCAGAGGCTGTtggcggaggaggaggcagagcttcaggaggagagcaggagacGAGCGGACGATGAGCGACTCGCCAGACTCCTCAGTAACCAATTG AATTCTTCGTCCGTCACTCAGGGAAACATCCCACCTGCTGGTGTGACTCCTCCCACTAACAGACAGAAGGAGGTTGGATCCATCGACAG GTTCTTCAGTCCTCTTTCATCAAAAACAACCTCAGACTGCAGCTCCACCTCCAACAGAATCGACAACAAG AACGTGCAGCAGCGACTTGATGATCAGCTGCTGAAAAACAGACGACCTGCATCAACTAAGAGGACAAACTCCGACCTGGAGCTAATGGACGAGGAGGCGTCGACCACCAAACGAGGctgcccctcctcctcatctctggtGGGGGGGGTGGACTCAGAGCTGCTGAGTAGCCAGCAACAGGAGGAGGACGATAGACGATTCGCTCTACTACTCCAGAAGGAGTTCGACCATGAGGAGAAAGTGAGAACCACTGACAGACGCAAAGGTTCTGCTGACGCCTACCCACTCCGCGACAAAGGAGGAAAGGTTGGCATCACCACGCCCAACAGACCGTCcaggaagatgatgaagaccTCCTCGTTCtcgtcctcatcctcttccatgtcgtcctcctcctcttccatgtcctcgtcctcctcctccagcagggggcagaaaCAGACCAGCCTGACTGACATGTTCTCCATGAGCAGCTGa
- the LOC109641188 gene encoding zinc finger protein 85-like, with protein MTAVRSFCGQTELIMAAAVECVVCVLQETLGHRDREDATIQLNTVLNVMSREAVRKICRVFTELYVSLEKENKALKDEVKHLKSEMKNQENFAAKNCQTQTLYKIKPADGRALSLDIDQSAANPAALAMAILNSTKTICGGPQVPLVIISQPLSAPITGQSSRCPQALQERLAGPPPDIQTEVVLELIQNRSPDLIQSSTHMISLPVVNAQPVDELTGESSNVSEDLPTPDEEPSVDQSVKKRETVKDEDETRSLPGLTDDQQREEERRRRRELYRQKRFFCELCNKGFHQKHQLNKHASCHLKPFPCSLCDKGFYKITTLHKHQLSHQLRAAQENDPDKLLRCDQCDRKFRLLRQLRAHQAGHRLEKTPLVCHACDRTFTSSSALRYHELSHAKVKPFMCDVCGKSFTRKKSLREHQTVHTGARPYMCQTCGKGFSTASNLRVHKRSHSEERPFKCSECDKAFKCRMGLLQHAIVHSGEKPFMCQTCGLSFGLKYNLQRHLRLHNGEKPFRCDQCGEGFTGTWALKTHMLVHGVEKPFMCDLCGKTFFYNCQLQKHQQLVHHSKDGVTDRGKGRRSSTGVKPFCCKICLKSFSSSTTLRTHEKSHAENKEFTCDTCGKSFHLRHMYLYHMRQHSGDRPYVCGICQKGFLLSSQLKQHQLLHTGVKPHRCEQCGKEFRTPQNYHRHLLVHTGEKPYQCVVCSRKFRQSNQLKSHMQIHTGVKLYSCDRCSQGFSDSRQLKKHCCGDDGLNDLESGNKRRKHRDEFPWTQEFTNSNS; from the exons ATGACGGCGGTTCGAAGCTTCTGTGGTCAGACGGAGCTCATCATGGCGGCGGCGGTggagtgtgtggtgtgtgtcctCCAGGAGACACTGGGACACAGGGACAGGGAGGACGCCACG ATTCAGCTGAACACCGTCCTCAACGTAATGTCAAGAGAGGCTGTTCGTAAAATCTGCAGAGTTTTTACAGAGCTGTATGTGAGTTTAGAGAAAGAGAACAAAGCTTTGAAGGATGAAGTGAAACATCTGAAGTCTGAAATGAAGAACCAGGAGAACTTTGCAGCCAAGAACTGCCAGACTCAAACACTCTATAAGATCAAACCAGCAG ATGGGCGTGCTCTGTCCCTGGACATCGACCAATCAGCAGCTAACCCTGCTGCTCTCGCTATGGCCATCCTCAACTCCACTAAAACAATATGTGGCGGCCCCCAGGTCCCCCTGGTCATCATCAGCCAGCCACTCTCCGCACCAATCACGGGCCAGAGCAGCAGGTGCCCTCAAGCGCTGCAGGAGAGACTAGCTGGGCCCCCTCCTGACATCCAGACTGAGGTGGTTTTAGAATTGATCCAAAATCGATCACCAGATTTGATCCAGTCCTCTACACACATGATATCACTTCCTGTGGTTAATGCTCAGCCAGTTGATGAGCTCACTGGTGAATCATCAAACGTCAGTGAAGATCTGCCTACACCTGACGAAGAACCATCTGTCGAT caatcggtgaagaagagagaaactgttaaagatgaagatgagacGAGGAGTCTACCAG GGCTGACTGATgaccagcagagagaggaagagcggaggaggaggagggagttgtACAGACAGAAGAGGTTTTTTTGTGAACTGTGTAACAAAGGTTTTcatcagaaacatcagctgaaCAAACATGCGTCGTGTCACCTGAAGCCTTTTCCATGCAGCTTGTGCGATAAAGGTTTCTACAAAATCACCACGCTGCACAAACACCAACTGAGCCACCAGCTGAGGGCGGCGCAGGAGAACGACCCTGACAAGCTGTTGCGTTGCGACCAGTGTGACAGGAAGTTCAGACTGCTGAGACAGCTCAGAGCCCACCAGGCTGGCCATCGGCTCGAGAAGACGCCGCTCGTCTGCCACGCCTGCGATCGCACCTTCACCTCCTCTAGTGCTCTCCGCTACCATGAGTTGTCGCACGCCAAAGTCAAGCCCTTCATGTGCGACGTCTGCGGGAAGAGTTTCACACGGAAGAAGAGCCTCCGAGAGCACCAGACCGTTCACACCGGTGCCCGTCCGTACATGTGTCAGACTTGTGGGAAGGGCTTCTCCACCGCCAGCAACCTTCGCGTTCACAAGAGATCGCATTCAGAGGAGCGACCTTTCAAATGCAGCGAGTGCGACAAAGCCTTCAAGTGTCGCATGGGTCTGCTGCAGCACGCCATCGTCCACTCCGGAGAAAAACCCTTCATGTGCCAAACCTGCGGTCTAAGCTTCGGACTAAAGTACAACCTGCAGAGACACCTGCGGCTTCACAACGGAGAGAAACCATTCAG GTGTGATCAGTGCGGGGAGGGGTTCACCGGGACCTGGGCTCTGAAGACTCACATGCTGGTTCACGGAGTGGAGAAGCCGTTCATGTGTGATTTGTGTGGGAAGACGTTTTTCTACAACTGTCAGCTGCAGAAACACCAGCAGCTGGTTCATCACAGTAAAGACGgagtgacagacagagggaaggGGAGACGCAGTTCGACCGGGGTCAAGCCATTCTGCTGTAAAATCTGTCTGaagagcttcagcagcagcactacGCTGAGGACACACGAGAAGAGTCATGCAGAGAACAAAGAGTTCACCTGTGACACCTGTGGGAAGTCGTTCCACCTGCGACACATGTACCTGTACCACATGAGGCAGCACAGCGGCGACCGGCCGTATGTGTGCGGCATCTGTCAGAAAGGTTTTCTGCTCTCGTCACAGCTTAAGCAGCACCAGCTGCTGCACACTGGAGTCAAACCTCACCGGTGTGAACAGTGTGGGAAAGAATTCAGGACGCCACAGAACTACCACCGCCACCTGCTGGTCCACACCGGAGAGAAACCCTATCAGTGTGTGGTGTGCAGCAGGAAGTTCAGGCAGTCTAACCAGCTCAAGTCCCACATGCAGATCCACACGGGCGTGAAGCTGTACTCCTGCGACCGCTGCAGTCAGGGCTTCTCTGACTCTCGGCAGCTCAAGAAACATTGTTGTGGAGACGACGGCCTGAACGACCTCGAGTCCGGCAACAAACGGAGGAAACACAGGGATGAGTTTCCATGGACACAAGAGTTTACAAACAGTAACAGCTGA
- the LOC109641184 gene encoding transmembrane 4 L6 family member 5, which translates to MFPVSTKLWVCLCFCFLKSVPQTEVDQQLVTMCVSRCLQCVGVSLVPMAIICMLSNILLLLPELKINFLLEGHVTREATWATGLWASGFMVLLGARAFVRSSGTRGCCAFRRQMLCQVLNSTGCLVAAGGCCLVSATGLIQGPHCLYNTTTGPTWGVPLRPLHDCQSYLYNATLWSGVCLQPRAVVQWNVVLFSVMGGASGLQTLLCAANVLNSMLGLMLGRGLHGNKVSPVSV; encoded by the exons atgtttcctgtttccacGAAGCTGTGggtgtgtctttgtttctgtttcttaaaGTCTGTTCCTCAGACTGAAGTGGATCAGCAGCTCGTCACT ATGTGTGTGTCGAGGTGTCTACAGTGTGTGGGCGTGTCTCTGGTTCCCATGGCAATCATCTGCATGTTATCcaacatcctgctgctgcttcctgagCTGAAGATCAACTTCCTGTTGGAGGGTCATGTGACCAGAGAGGCCACGTGGGCCACGGGCCTCTGGGCATCAGGATTTATG GTTCTTCTTGGAGCTCGAGCGTTTGTTCGCAGCAGCGGAACCAGAGGCTGCTGTGCATTCAGGCGTCAG atgttgtGTCAGGTGCTGAATTCCACTGGTTGTCTGGTGGCAGCTGGTGGCTGTTGTCTGGTCAGTGCTACGGGCCTCATTCAGGGGCCCCACTGTCTCTACAACACCACCACTGGTCCCACCTGGGGGGTCCCACTGCGGCCCCTTCATGACTG TCAAAGTTACCTGTACAATGCTACCCTGTGGTCAGGAGTGTGTCTGCAGCCTCGTGCTGTGGTTCAGTGGAATGTAGTACTGTTCAGTGTGATGGGGGGCGCCAGTGGGCTGCAGACTCTTCTCTGTGCAGCAAACGTCCTGAACTCAATGCTGGGTCTGATGCTGGGACGAGGTCTCCACGGCAACAAG gtcAGTCCAGTGTCAGTTTAA
- the LOC138412089 gene encoding LOW QUALITY PROTEIN: histone H4-like (The sequence of the model RefSeq protein was modified relative to this genomic sequence to represent the inferred CDS: deleted 1 base in 1 codon), protein MSGQGKGGKGLGKGGANPGCYHRKVLHDNIQGITKPAICHLALCGGVKHISTLIYEETSVVLKVFLLNVICDAVTYTEHVKRKMVTATDTVYAPKRQGRTLYGFSG, encoded by the exons ATGTCAGGACAAGGAAAGGGTGGAAAAGGTCTCGGTAAAGGAGGCGCAAACCCTGGATGTTATCACCGTAAAGTTCTCCAtgataacatccagggaatTACCAAG CCCGCCATCTGCCACCTGGCACTCTGTGGTGGAGTGAAGCATATCTCCACTCTGATCTACGAGGAGACCTCtgttgtgttgaaggttttcctgtTGAATGTGATCTGTgatgctgtcacctacaccgaGCACGTCAAGAGGAAGATGGTGACTGCCACGGACACGGTGTATGCTCCGAAGAGACAAGGCCGCACTCTGTACGGCTTCAGTGGTTAA
- the rnf168 gene encoding E3 ubiquitin-protein ligase rnf168 isoform X1: MSPVSEEGEAGGVGRPLSLEDCRCPVCLEIIIEPVTLPCTHTFCKVCFLETVDKSTLCCPMCRKRVSSWARLNSRNNTLVDQQLWHQIQSSFPLQCERRLKGQEDEDDSGVLVCAPSVSRPGELRQEYEDQITKLTEEKRVMEEEERRASDALIQRLLAEEEAELQEESRRRADDERLARLLSNQLNSSSVTQGNIPPAGVTPPTNRQKEVGSIDRFFSPLSSKTTSDCSSTSNRIDNKENVQQRLDDQLLKNRRPASTKRTNSDLELMDEEASTTKRGCPSSSSLVGGVDSELLSSQQQEEDDRRFALLLQKEFDHEEKVRTTDRRKGSADAYPLRDKGGKVGITTPNRPSRKMMKTSSFSSSSSSMSSSSSSMSSSSSSSRGQKQTSLTDMFSMSS, translated from the exons ATGTCTCCAGTGTCAGAAGAGGGGGAAGCAGGAGGAGTGGGACGTCCACTGTCTCTGGAAGACTGTCGCTGTCCTGTCTGTTTGGAGATCATCATCGAACCTGTGACACTGCCTTGTACACACACTTTCTgcaag GTGTGTTTTCTGGAGACGGTCGATAAGTCGACGCTATGCTGTCCGATGTGCAGGAAGAGAGTTTCATCGTGGGCCCGTCTGAACAGCAGGAACAACACGTTGGTAGATCAGCAGCTGTGGCATCAGATCCAGAGCAGCTTCCCTCTGCAGTGTGAACGTCGTCTCAAGGGtcaggaggacgaggacgacTCAGGAG tgttggTGTGTGCTCCCTCAGTCAGTCGTCCTGGTGAACTCCGACAGGAATACGAGGATCAGATCACGAAG TTGACTGAGGAAAAGcgagtgatggaggaggaggagaggagggctAGCGATGCGTTGATCCAGAGGCTGTtggcggaggaggaggcagagcttcaggaggagagcaggagacGAGCGGACGATGAGCGACTCGCCAGACTCCTCAGTAACCAATTG AATTCTTCGTCCGTCACTCAGGGAAACATCCCACCTGCTGGTGTGACTCCTCCCACTAACAGACAGAAGGAGGTTGGATCCATCGACAG GTTCTTCAGTCCTCTTTCATCAAAAACAACCTCAGACTGCAGCTCCACCTCCAACAGAATCGACAACAAG gaGAACGTGCAGCAGCGACTTGATGATCAGCTGCTGAAAAACAGACGACCTGCATCAACTAAGAGGACAAACTCCGACCTGGAGCTAATGGACGAGGAGGCGTCGACCACCAAACGAGGctgcccctcctcctcatctctggtGGGGGGGGTGGACTCAGAGCTGCTGAGTAGCCAGCAACAGGAGGAGGACGATAGACGATTCGCTCTACTACTCCAGAAGGAGTTCGACCATGAGGAGAAAGTGAGAACCACTGACAGACGCAAAGGTTCTGCTGACGCCTACCCACTCCGCGACAAAGGAGGAAAGGTTGGCATCACCACGCCCAACAGACCGTCcaggaagatgatgaagaccTCCTCGTTCtcgtcctcatcctcttccatgtcgtcctcctcctcttccatgtcctcgtcctcctcctccagcagggggcagaaaCAGACCAGCCTGACTGACATGTTCTCCATGAGCAGCTGa
- the spint2 gene encoding kunitz-type protease inhibitor 2: protein MDRHTLGVLTLCLLLAPGLALDCTWDSSIDPDQVRDGDSGVVLGEVEALDPQSCREKCCDMPDCDVAVVGYPADGGPQCELWSCPNQEQGREVCVSRPSSQFSVFLKQVKKVSSKEAMKSPEIPHIVPLLSSTDPQNNQSNHVLCRLPMKVGSCRAAFPRFFYNVTEQRCRSFFYGGCDANGNNFESESECESTCSSVTGSVLPPDSSPPPLVRPVKAARMVPAFKTSADESESTVTESVDPQYTDMSADGYAERCAAEPQVGPCRAALQRWFYNHRTGTCQSFIYGGCRGNKNNYISKERCMAACAVSVQPSSKKSANDVSTENKDECRLTPDPGPCRAAFTNFFFNPNTGTCHSFLYGGCNGNVNRYSTLEECMSHCSQDGSFDTRGKSRNRWTAAFFLFITLASISALLLVTLILVSLRRHRLSRRSSISDKEELLHNDQSSVDSLTLPESPKPDQA from the exons ATGGACCGACACACACTCGGTGTCCTGACCCTGTGTCTCCTGCTCGCGCCCGGCCTGGCTCTGGACTGTACCTGGGACAGCTCCATCGATCCAGATCAGGTCCGGGACGGAGACTCCGGAGTCGTTCTGGGAGAAGTTGAGGCGTTGGACCCGCAGAGCTGCCGGGAGAAGTGCTGCGATATGCCGGACTGTGACGTTGCAGTGGTCGGGTACCCGGCGGACGGAGGGCCGCAGTGTGAGCTGTGGAGCTGTCCGAACCAGGAGCAGGGCCGCGAGGTGTGCGTTTCCAGGCCCAGCTCCCAGTTCTCGGTTTTCCTCAAGCAGGTGAAGAAAGTTTCCAGTAAAGAAGCGATGAAGAGCCCGGAGATTCCCCACATCGTCCCGCTGCTGAGCTCCACTGATCCGCAAAACAACCAGAGCAACCACG TTCTGTGTCGTCTGCCGATGAAGGTGGGGTCGTGTCGTGCTGCGTTTCCAAGGTTTTTCTacaatgtgacagaacagagatGCCGCAGCTTTTTCTACGGAGGCTGCGATGCCAACGGCAACAACTTTGAGTCTGAAAGCGAGTGTGAGTCCACTTGCAGCAGCGTCACAG gttcagttctccctcctgactcctcccctcctccgcTGGTACGTCCAGTCAAAGCAGCTCGAATGGTTCCAGCCTTCAAAACAA GTGCAGATGAGTCTGAATCTACTGTCACAGAGTCCGTTGACCCTCAGTACACAG ATATGTCAGCTGATGGTTATGCAG AGAGGTGTGCGGCGGAGCCTCAGGTGGGTCCCTGCAGGGCAGCGTTACAGCGTTGGTTCTACAACCACCGCACAGGAACCTGTCAATCATTCATCTacggaggctgcagaggaaacaagaaCAACTACATCAGCAAGGAGAGATGCATGGCTGCATGTGCAG TGTCCGTCCAGCCGTCCTCTAAGAAATCAGCTAATGATGTTTCCACAGAAAATAAAG atGAGTGTCGGTTGACCCCTGACCCTGGTCCGTGTCGTGCTGCGTTCACAAATTTCTTCTTCAACCCCAACACTGGCACCTGTCACTCATTCTTGTACGGTGGTTGCAATGGAAATGTGAACCGTTACAGCACCTTGGAGGAGTGTATGAGCCACTGCAGCCAAGACG GTTCGTTTGACACTCGTGGGAAAAGTCGTAACCGCTGGACTGCAG cgttcttcctcttcatcactctcGCCTCCATCTCCGCTCTACTGCTGGTGACACTCATCCTCGTCTCTCTGAGACGTCACCGTCTGTCCCGCCGTTCCTCCATCAG TGATAAAGAGGAGCTGCTTCATAACGACCAGTCGTCTGTGGACTCTCTGACTCTGCCAGAGAGTCCCAAACCAGACCAGGCCTGA